In the Gossypium raimondii isolate GPD5lz chromosome 9, ASM2569854v1, whole genome shotgun sequence genome, one interval contains:
- the LOC105799280 gene encoding uncharacterized protein LOC105799280, whose product MTLQVLSRSPPVRHKRPCSPDGLKTERKGRNYGGMVGGSAAECTAVCCCFPLTIMELLVLGLYKVPTGLCKKACRRKKGKHKSHGFHPTSSSEDQDTELHQMVGNADDGSRVTVDSEDNKSDRFFGTGFWRDPSEKETHDVMCERN is encoded by the coding sequence ATGACTCTTCAAGTTTTGTCTCGTTCACCGCCGGTGAGACACAAACGACCGTGTTCACCTGATGGCCTGAAGACGGAGAGAAAAGGGAGGAATTATGGGGGAATGGTCGGTGGTTCTGCAGCGGAGTGCACGGCGGTGTGTTGCTGCTTTCCACTTACCATTATGGAGCTGCTTGTTTTGGGACTTTACAAGGTTCCTACTGGACTTTGCAAGAAGGCTTGCAGAAGGAAGAAAGGAAAGCACAAGAGCCATGGCTTTCATCCTACTTCGTCTAGTGAGGACCAGGACACGGAGCTACACCAAATGGTGGGTAATGCGGATGATGGGTCCAGGGTAACCGTGGATTCGGAGGACAACAAGTCGGACCGGTTCTTTGGGACCGGGTTTTGGAGAGATCCTTCGGAAAAAGAGACCCATGACGTGATGTGTGAAAGGAATTAA
- the LOC105799281 gene encoding protein STRICTOSIDINE SYNTHASE-LIKE 3 — protein sequence MIPIGFLGLLFLLLALYCGIDPFKHSAISEFPDFESYKVDLPPWELVPADRDKDNLLQKSEIKFLNQVQGPESMAFDPLGRGPYTGVADGRVLLWDGQNWKDFAYTSSNRSEICNPKPSPQSYLPNEHICGRPLGLRFDKNTGDLYIADAYLGLFKVGPEGGLATPLVTEVDGVPLRFTNDLDIDDEGNIYFTDSSSKFQRRNFMQLVFSSENSGRLLKYNLYTKETAVLVRNLQFPNGVSLSKDGSFLVFCEGCPGRLLKYWLKGEKAGSTEVFAILPGFPDNVRTNKEGEFWVAIHCRRFTYAHIMGLYPKLRKFILKLPISAKIQYLLQIGGKLHGIVVKYSPDGKLLQVLEDSEGKVVKAVSEVEERDGKLWLGSVLMPFVAVYNLA from the exons ATGATTCCAATTGGGTTTCTGGGTTTACTGTTTTTGCTGCTCGCTCTATACTGTGGGATAGACCCTTTTAAGCACAGTGCAATCTCTGAATTTCCTGACTTCGAGTCTTACAAGGTGGATTTGCCTCCATGGGAACTAGTTCCGGCAGACAGGGACAAGGATAATTTGCTTCAGAAGTCAGAGATTAAGTTCTTGAACCAGGTTCAGGGCCCTGAAAGCATGGCATTTGACCCTCTTGGTCGTGGTCCTTACACTGGTGTTGCTGATGGTCGAGTTCTCCTCTGGGATGGTCAAAACTGGAAGGATTTTGCTTATACTTCCAGCAATAG GTCTGAAATATGTAATCCCAAGCCATCACCACAGAGTTACCTGCCAAATGAGCATATCTGTGGCAGGCCTTTGGGTCTCCGGTTTGATAAGAACACTGGTGATTTGTACATTGCTGATGCATATTTGGGGCTGTTCAAGGTGGGTCCGGAAGGCGGATTAGCAACACCACTTGTAACTGAGGTAGATGGGGTGCCCCTGAGGTTTACCAATGACCTTGACATTGATGATGAAGGAAACATATATTTTACTGATAGCAGCAGCAAATTCCAGAGAAG GAACTTCATGCAGCTAGTTTTTTCTTCGGAGAATAGTGGGAGGCTTCTGAAGTATAATCTTTACACAAAGGAAACTGCTGTCCTTGTCAGGAATCTCCAATTTCCGAACGGTGTATCCCTAAGCAAGGATGGTTCTTTTCTCGTATTTTGCGAAGGATGTCCGGGCAG ATTACTCAAGTACTGGTTGAAAGGTGAGAAAGCAGGGAGTACTGAGGTATTTGCCATCTTACCAGGATTTCCGGACAATGTCCGAACAAATAAAGAAGGTGAATTTTGGGTAGCAATTCACTGTCGCAGGTTCACGTATGCTCATATAATGGGATTATATCCAAAACTCAGGAAATTCATTCTCAAGCTCCCTATATCTGCAAAAATTCAATACCTGCTTCAGATTGGCGGTAAGCTGCACGGAATTGTTGTGAAATACAGTCCAGATGGAAAGCTGTTGCAGGTTTTGGAGGATAGTGAAGGGAAGGTTGTGAAAGCGGTTAGTGAAGTCGAAGAGAGAGATGGCAAGCTCTGGCTAGGGAGTGTTCTTATGCCCTTTGTGGCAGTTTACAACTTGGCTTGA